The region CGTAGAGCCAATCGTCGACCTGGTCCTGCTGCGTGCGGAACGGGTTGAATACGGCAGCCGGAGACACCATGTAGCCGATGGCGTCCCAGTCGCCGATGCCCGCCATGTTCATCCAGGCTGCCGGATGCTTCGGGGTGAGGATCGAGGCGATGTACTGGCCCTGGCCGGGGTCGACGTACTCGACAGTGATCCCCACATCGGCGAGCTGCTGCTTGAGCAGATCGAGTGACGTCTGGAACGCGGCGATGAGGGGCATCGTCATGGTGAACCCGTCGGGGTATCCCGCCTCCGTGAGGAGCTCCTTCGCTCCCTCGGGGTCGTAGGCGTACATCTTGTCGAGCTCCGGGTCGTAGGTGCTCGTGTTCGGCATGAAGATCTGCGTCGTGACCGTGCCGTGGCCGCCCTGGACCGCTTCAAGCAGCGACTCGCGATCGAATGCCATGTTGATGGCCTGGCGTACGCGCACGTCGGCGAGCGCGGGCGCCATCGCCCCATCACGGTCGTACAGCATGAGACCTTCCCAGGCACCTTCACTCTCGGTGAAGTCCCACCCGGCACCCTCGATCTCTTCGAGAGCGTTGTTGTCGGCGACGGCCCCGTTGGTCTCGCCGGCGAGGATGGCGTTGAGGGTCGCCGTCGGGTCGGCGATCGTGTTGATCGTCAGGTGGTCATACCTGATCGACTCGGGGTCCCAGTAGTCAGGATTGGCCGTGTAGTTGTACGTCGTGCCGATGACTGTCGACTCGGTGTCGAGGATGAAGGGCCCTGACCCGACCGGGTTGGTGTCGACATCGTCGTTGTCGAACGAACTGGGTGCGGCGATCAGACCGCTCGTCACTGCGAGCGAGCCGAGGTAGGACGGATTCGGGGCGGGGAGCGTGATCTTGACTGTGTAGTCGTCGACGGCCTCATAGGTCTGCCCGACCGCTGCTCCCGCGGCCTGCGAGCTGCCGTCGCGGGTGTGCTCCAGCGAGGCGACCACTGCTGCGGCATCGAGAGCAGTGCCGTCGCTGAAGGTCACATCCTCGCGCAGGGTCAGCGTCAACTCCGTGAGCGTGTCGTCATACGACCAGTCGGTGGCCAGCCGGGGCGAGATCTCGCCTGCGGAGTCCGCCCGCAGCAGAGTGTCGAAGACGGCTTCGAAGAACTGACTGCGGGTGCCGGCCTCGGCACCCACACCCAGGTCGTAGTTCGTCGGGGAAGAGATCGAGATCAGCGTGAGTCGGTCCCCGCGGGCCGCCTCATCATCGGTCGGTTCGGGGTTTCCTCCTGCTGAGCACGAGGCGAGCACGAGGGCTGTGGCTGCCGCTGTGACGGCGATCAGGCTTCTGCGGAACATCTTTGTCCTCCGGAAGGGGTATCAACGCCGACGACCATAGCACCGCTAGTGAGTGATCGTTAAGTAGTTTCCGCCACGGCTGCGAGGCGGCTTCGGGAGCGATGAGGTCTCCAGAAAATGAATTAGCGCTCGATCAGTTTGTCGAACTACACTGGGCACGATTTCGGGCATGGATGTCCCGGACCGGACGAGGAGGACGCGATGGCGCCTATCGCAACCGGCCGCGTCGTCGGTGGACGTGAGGAGTCACGATGACGAGCGCTCAGCGCCCTGATCGCCGTCACTTCCCGTTCGCCGGCCGCCTGCGGATCCCCGCCATCGTCGCCCCGATGCTGGGCGTGTCGACGCCTGAACTCGTCGAGGCCGCCTGCCGCCACGGGGTTGTCGGAGCCTTCCCGACAGCGAACGCGCGATCGACGGAACAGCTGGATGCCTGGCTTCGCAGGTGGAGCGACAAGCGCCGGGCGGCGCTCGATTCGGGGAGCAGGGACTGGGCCCCCTGGTGCCCGAACCTCATCATCCGGCAGCCGAGGTTGGCCGAGGATCTCGAGGTGCTCACCCGGCGCGAGGTCGAGATGGTCATCACGAGCGTCGGGTCGCCGGCGGCCGTGATCCCGCAGCTGCATGACGCGGGAGTCCAGGTGTGGGCCGACGTGGCGTCGCTGCGGCACGCCGAGCGCGCGATCGCCGCCGGCGTCGACGGACTCGTGCTTCTCTCCGCCGGGGCGGGCGGTCAGACCGGGTGGATGAATCCGTTCGCGTTCGTGCGCGAGATCCGCCGCCACTACGACGGCACCGTCGTGCTGGCGGGCGGCGTGTCCGACGGGATCGCCCTCCGCGCTGCGACAACGCTCGGGGCCGACCTCGCCTACGTGGGGACGCGGTTCATCGCGACTTCCGAGAGCGGCGCGGACCCGCGCTACAAAGCGATGCTCGTCGACAGCACCATGGACGACATCGTGCTGACGCGCGCTTTCACCGGACTGCCGAGCAGCATGCTTCGCGCGTCGATCGAAGCCGCAGGCCTGCACCCCGACCGGCTCGACGAGGCAGTGGATGTAGAGACCGCGTCCGCGCTCTACGGGTCGGGCGGCGAGGGGCCGCGGAGGTGGTCCGAGATCTGGAGTGCCGGACACTCGGTGTCGGGTGTACGCGGCATCCAGTCGGTCGAGCAGGTCGTCGACGAGTTCGCTGCCGCGTACGAGAGTGCGTAGCGCGAGCGCCGAACACGCAGAGGAACAAAGGGGTTCACAGACATGAAGCACCAAGCGACCACCGTCGGAGAGACGGCACTCGCTGCGTTGCGGCGCCATCCCGATCGCACCGCCTTCTCCTGGAGCGACGGCACAGGGCTTTCGAACACCGCGACCTACGCCCAGTGCCTCGATGCGATCGGACGCACGCAGGCGGTGTTCGCATCCGCAGGACTCGTTCGGGGAGACGGGATCGCGGTGCTCGCAGGCAACACCGTCGACACCTGGCTCAGCGCGATGGCGGCGTGGTGCAGCGGCTTGCGTCTCACATACCTGCATCCGCGCGGATCGCTGGCGGACCACCTCCATCAGCTCGGCGATGCGCGAGCGCGCGCGCTCGTCGTCGACGTCGCGGCATTTGCGGACCGCGCCGCGGAGATACGTGCAGCCACGGCGGTGGAGCACATGCTGGCTCTCGGCAACGCGGACCTCGACGGCCCGACCATCGACCTCAGAGCTGCCCGTAAGAGCGCCGGTGCTCACAGCGCGGCGGATCTCGGCCGGGTCGATGACGTGCTGTGGCTCAACTACACAGGCGGAACGACGGGACGGCCCAAGGGCGTCGCCTACCGTCATGCGAGCGTGCTCAACCAGACGCGGTCGATCCTCGCCGACTTCGAACTACCGGCGACCCCGCGCTACCTCGCGGTCGCGCCGATCACCCACGTCGCGGGGACCAAGATCCTCCCCGTCCTCCATCGCGGGGGAACGGTTCATCTGATGGATCGCTTCACGCCCGGTGGCGTCCTGAGTGCGATCGAACGCGAGCGGATCAACATGACGCTGCTGGTTCCGACGATGGTCTACGACCTCCTCGACAGCCCGGAACTGGAAGGCGCGGATCTGAGTTCGCTGGAGCTCGCGCTATATGGTGCGGCGCCGATGGCACCCCGCCGACTCGCAGAGGCTCACGAGCGGATCGGCCGCGTGTTCGCCCAACTCTACGGGCAGAGCGAGTGCTACCCGATCAGCTACCTGGCGCGAGCCGAGCACGTGGGGGAGGATCCGGACGTGCTCGCCTCGTGCGGCTTTCCCGTCCACGCCGCTCAGGTGCGGCTGCTCGACGAGTCCGGCGCTGACGTACCGGCCGATGAGCCGGGCGAGATCTGCGTCCGGTCCGCCTCGGTGATGTCGGAGTACTGGGAGCAGCCGGAGCAGACCGAGGCGGCCTTGGCAGGCGGATGGCTCCACACCGGCGACATCGGACGCGTCGACGACCGGGGGTTGATCCGGATCGTCGATCGGAAGAAGGACCTCGTCGTGACGGGCGGCTTCAACGTGTTCCCGCGGGAGGTTGAAGACGTGTTGGCGAGTCATCCCGATGTCGGCGCAGTGGCGGTCTACGGACTGCCCGATGAGCACTGGGGCGAGGCCGTCACCGCGACGGTCGTGCTGCGCGCGGGCGCCACCGCCACTGCGGACGACCTTCGCAGCTGGGTGCGAGGGCGCAAGGGCGGCCTCCACACGCCCAAGCAGGTGTTCGTGGTCGATGGACTGCCGATGACAGCTGTCGGAAAGATCGACAAGAAATCTCTGCGCGACGGGCCCGTCGATCGCGGTGCGTCGCGCGCCCGTCACCAGTTCTGACAAGGAGCACCACCATGCCATTCATCCACACCACCGTCGAACAGGGTGAGCTGCGCGGGATCAGCACCGCCGGCGTCGTGAGCTTCCTCGGGGTTCCCTACGGCGCGTCGACAGGCGGCGCGAATCGATTCCGTGCGCCCCAGCCCACTCCGCACTGGGAGGGCGTCCGGGATGCGCGCGAGTTCGGCCCTTCCGCCCCGCAACATGATCTGCGGGTCGCGCCCGCCGGGGCACTCGGCGACGTGCTCTCGATGCTCATGCCGCGAGGGGGGTCTCCGGTCGAGGCCGCGCCGACCGACGAGGACTGCCTGCGGGTCAACATCTGGGCACCCGAGGGGTGTGAGGGTGCGCAGCTGCCCGTGCTCGTCTGGTTGCACGGTGGCGGGTTCGCTGCAGGTTCGGGCAATGAGATGTCGTTCAACGGCGATGTGCTCGCGAAGGCAGGGGAGCTCGTCGTCGTCAGCGTGACGCATCGACTGGGGCTGCTCGGGTTCCTGGACCTTCGCGAGCTGGGTGAGCCCGAGTCGGCCAACGCGGGGATGCTCGACATCGTGGCTGCGCTCGAGTGGATCCGGCGCAACATCCACGCGTTCGGCGGAGACCCACGCCGCGTGACGATCTGCGGGCAGTCCGGCGGCAGCGGCAAGGTGGCGACGCTCAACGCGATGCCCAGCGCCAGGGCGCTCTTCGCCAGATCGATCATGATGAGCGGC is a window of Microbacterium terrae DNA encoding:
- a CDS encoding NAD(P)H-dependent flavin oxidoreductase — its product is MTSAQRPDRRHFPFAGRLRIPAIVAPMLGVSTPELVEAACRHGVVGAFPTANARSTEQLDAWLRRWSDKRRAALDSGSRDWAPWCPNLIIRQPRLAEDLEVLTRREVEMVITSVGSPAAVIPQLHDAGVQVWADVASLRHAERAIAAGVDGLVLLSAGAGGQTGWMNPFAFVREIRRHYDGTVVLAGGVSDGIALRAATTLGADLAYVGTRFIATSESGADPRYKAMLVDSTMDDIVLTRAFTGLPSSMLRASIEAAGLHPDRLDEAVDVETASALYGSGGEGPRRWSEIWSAGHSVSGVRGIQSVEQVVDEFAAAYESA
- a CDS encoding ABC transporter substrate-binding protein — translated: MFRRSLIAVTAAATALVLASCSAGGNPEPTDDEAARGDRLTLISISSPTNYDLGVGAEAGTRSQFFEAVFDTLLRADSAGEISPRLATDWSYDDTLTELTLTLREDVTFSDGTALDAAAVVASLEHTRDGSSQAAGAAVGQTYEAVDDYTVKITLPAPNPSYLGSLAVTSGLIAAPSSFDNDDVDTNPVGSGPFILDTESTVIGTTYNYTANPDYWDPESIRYDHLTINTIADPTATLNAILAGETNGAVADNNALEEIEGAGWDFTESEGAWEGLMLYDRDGAMAPALADVRVRQAINMAFDRESLLEAVQGGHGTVTTQIFMPNTSTYDPELDKMYAYDPEGAKELLTEAGYPDGFTMTMPLIAAFQTSLDLLKQQLADVGITVEYVDPGQGQYIASILTPKHPAAWMNMAGIGDWDAIGYMVSPAAVFNPFRTQQDQVDDWLYEIQNATDEADASMTDLKAYLVEEAWFAPFYRVNGNYTTDAETDYDASTWVSGAYPSIFGFSPAS
- a CDS encoding AMP-binding protein; translated protein: MKHQATTVGETALAALRRHPDRTAFSWSDGTGLSNTATYAQCLDAIGRTQAVFASAGLVRGDGIAVLAGNTVDTWLSAMAAWCSGLRLTYLHPRGSLADHLHQLGDARARALVVDVAAFADRAAEIRAATAVEHMLALGNADLDGPTIDLRAARKSAGAHSAADLGRVDDVLWLNYTGGTTGRPKGVAYRHASVLNQTRSILADFELPATPRYLAVAPITHVAGTKILPVLHRGGTVHLMDRFTPGGVLSAIERERINMTLLVPTMVYDLLDSPELEGADLSSLELALYGAAPMAPRRLAEAHERIGRVFAQLYGQSECYPISYLARAEHVGEDPDVLASCGFPVHAAQVRLLDESGADVPADEPGEICVRSASVMSEYWEQPEQTEAALAGGWLHTGDIGRVDDRGLIRIVDRKKDLVVTGGFNVFPREVEDVLASHPDVGAVAVYGLPDEHWGEAVTATVVLRAGATATADDLRSWVRGRKGGLHTPKQVFVVDGLPMTAVGKIDKKSLRDGPVDRGASRARHQF